The bacterium genome includes the window GGCCTCCGCCCTCCGCGCGGGCGGTTTTCTTCACGGATGCGCACCAGTTCCTCGCGCTGCTCGGGTGTGAGCAGTGCGCGGATCTGTAGCATCGAGCGCAGTCGGTGTTTGTGCTCCGCAGTCTTCAGTTCGCCGAGCGCGCCGACCCGTTCCATGATGGCCGCTTCGTCGGGTCGTTCTTTCTCGAGTAGCTTGCGGATTTCGCGCTCGATGGTGTGGATCTGCTCACGCGACTCGCGGCTCTGCGTTCGCGAAGCCTTCGCCAGTTCGCTGACCTGAGCCAGAGTTGTTTCATCGAGCTTCAGCCGGTCTGCGTGTTTTTCCAGCACACGCTCGAGTGGGGGCGGTCCTCGGTGTCTCCCCTGTCCGCGTCCCGGCGGCTCTGCTCTGGCGATGTTCGCCAGCAGGATCGGCGCGATCAGCAGCAGGACTGCGGAGATGCGCTCGATTCGGGTCAGGTTCATGTCTTTCATTCCTCCAAGCTTCCGGGCTTATACACCGTCGAGCAGCAAGCTTGCGATCGCCGCGTAGTCATCCGGTAGCTCGGCATTGTCCGACTCCGTCTCGTCCAGGGCCGAAGCGGACAGAGTCAGAAGCACTTCTTCGATTGATTGCGCGCTTGCCGTTTCCGAAAGCGGCGCGCCGAGGCCGGGCTGTTCGATGACGTTCGGAACCGCAAACCAGAGTGCGAGTGCAGCGCTGGCCGCAAGCACTGCACCGAGAGGTGCGCGCCAGCCAAGGGTACGACGAGTGAGACGCGCGTCGAGTTCCTCGCGAAAGGTGACGCGCCGCGCCGGGGACATCGGCTCGGGCGTGTAGCCCCCGCGCAGCCGCTCAACGAACGCGGCTTCTTCCGGCGTGAGTTCGTTTAGAGGGTTTTCGTCACTCAAGGTTCTCTCCCGAGGTGGGTTGCAGGTCCGCCAGTTCCTTTCGCAACGCGCGCAAGGCGCGGTGCAGATGACTCTTGATCGTGCCCGGTGCGCGTCCAGCGATCTCTGCGGTTTCCGAGACAGTGAATCCTTCTATGTGGATCAATACGAAAGCCTCGCGTTGGCCGCGCGGTAGTTTTTCGAGAGCGGCGGCGATGCGGCGTTGCAGCCCGTGATCGCTCGGTGCGGCCGGGTTTGGATCCGCGCTCTCATCCGGCATGGCTCCTGCGACCCGCAGGCGAATGGCCTGCCAGCGGCG containing:
- a CDS encoding periplasmic heavy metal sensor, producing the protein MNLTRIERISAVLLLIAPILLANIARAEPPGRGQGRHRGPPPLERVLEKHADRLKLDETTLAQVSELAKASRTQSRESREQIHTIEREIRKLLEKERPDEAAIMERVGALGELKTAEHKHRLRSMLQIRALLTPEQREELVRIREENRPRGGRRPPPGGPPHDGPPPDGPPPFEER
- a CDS encoding RNA polymerase sigma factor: MARSQIDAKEPAGTRTAQERQFDDLVATQRDPAVRLAWRLLGGDGSAAEDVVQEAFVRAHRGLRRFRGEAKLSTWFHRILLREVARHRRWQAIRLRVAGAMPDESADPNPAAPSDHGLQRRIAAALEKLPRGQREAFVLIHIEGFTVSETAEIAGRAPGTIKSHLHRALRALRKELADLQPTSGENLE